A region of the Flavobacteriaceae bacterium MAR_2010_188 genome:
AGTTTAATTTCATCAATATGTGAGAAAGAAGAATCTGTGGTTATTGATTTAGCTATAAATCCAATGATCGATTCTAGTTTAGATTTAGCGTCGCTAATGCTGTACGTACTTAAAACCATCTGATACTCAAGCCACCCCCAGTACCATGAAGTGAGGTAGAGCAATAATTTATGTTTGTTTTCGAAGTATCTATAGATTGATGCTTCCGGTGATGAAATTATTTCCCCTAATTTTCTAAAGGTGAAAGATTCAAAGCCAATGTCTTCTATAAGGATAATGCTATTTTCAATGATGCGCTTTCCTAAATTTGAAGATTCTGGATCCTTCAAATAGAGATTTTCGTTGACTTTTATTCGTAGATTTTTGAGTAGCTCCTGCATAATGATGATTTAAAACGCAAAAATAATAGTAATACTATCGATAATAAATAGTTTAACTATTTATTATGTTTATTTAACCATCAATTTTGAATATACAATAAAGGTATCATATAATGTTTACCTTGGGCACTATTCTTGTGATAAGACAGCAATTATAAATACAGCACTCATGATTAAAAAAATATCAATTCTACTCACATTTATACTTATTGCAACTACTCTTCAACTTGGTGCACAAAATACACTCACCGGCAAAATAACCGATGGTGACCAAAATGCGTTGACAGACGCAATGGTTTATGTGGACACTATTAAGGTAGAAACGAAAATAAACAAACGAGGTTTTTTCGAAATAAAAGTGCCGACTACCGCCCAGGTTATTAATGTTTACTCTCCAGTTTATGGCTTACTTTCTAATCCTTATCAGGGAGAAGAGACTATGAATTTTGTGTTCCTAAAGGATAGTGGCACTGACGCCAAGGTAGATGTTGTTAATATAGAGTATAGTGACTTGGTAGATAAATCCGGAAATAGCGGTAATGCAAATATTAATTTGGAAGAAGATAAGAATGTGGTTGGATATAACACCATCTATGATTATATAAGAGGTAAAGTTGCTGGAGTTACAGTGTCATCAACAAATAGAATAACTATTAGAGGTGTAAATAGCGTGGGAGGGTCTTCGGATCCACTATTTGTGGTGGACGGATTTCCAGTACAGAGCCTCGATTATATAGATGTAAATCAAGTAAAGAACGTAGAAGTTTCCAAGGACGGTTCCATGTACGGTGTAAGAGGTTCCAACGGGGTGTTAATTATCACGCTAAAAAAGAATTAATTTTCAACATAAAAAATAATAAAAAGGGCGGTTTTATAGCCCTTTTTAGCTTCAGGCCTTTCACATTTTACTTTCACATTCGTTTTATATACATCACATCTTCGATTTGTTTTCATGCCGAAATTATCATAAATTGTAATTTCAATCTTCCCCTTCTTCAACATAATCTTGCATTAAATTGTTAAGAATCTTAATATTTTTCGTCTCTAATCGATGATTTAGACCTAAATGTTACAATAGTTTGTACAAAGGTTACATGCTTACTCCTTAAAGTTTTGAAATCACCATAGATTTAAAACAACAAAATCCGAAGTGATGTTCAAATTAAAAGTTTGGTTAATTAGACCTGTAATCTTAAGCGTAGTAGCTATAGCATTTCTATTTTTTGGTTGTTCCCAAAAAGGAAAAGAAAACCTTTTTAATAAAGAAGAGGCGATCGAGAAAATCTCAAATTTTAGTCTGATTGACCAAGAAGGTGAATTTCATCGCCTGTCTTATTACAATAATTATGATGCTCTGGTATTGTTCGTTCAAGGAAATGGCTGCCCGAATGTTAGAAATTCTTTCCAAGGGCTTGGGAATCTACAAAAGAAATTTGAAGGACGGAAGGTGAAATTTTTAATGGTTAATTCTAATATTCAAGATAGCCGAGAGAAAATTAGGACAGAAGCTGAAGAGTTTAATGTCGATATTCCAATCTTGGTAGATAATGAACAGTTGGTCGCCAATATGTTAAATCTTAGGGTTACAGCGGAAACTTTATTGATTGATTTGAAATCTAGGGATATTATTTACCGTGGACCCATTTCTGACAGGCTCGATTATGAAAGCCAAAAGCAAGAAGCCAAAAAATAACTACTTGAGTGATGCCATAGAAAAATTTTTCCGTGGAGAAAACATCGAGAATAAAAATAGAAAAGCCATGGGCTGCGCGATTACCCGATTTTCTGATTCTAAATTAAAGGAAGTCACATATACTGAGCAAATAGCTCCGATTTTGGAACAAAAATGTGTGAGCTGTCATCAAGTTGGCGGTATTGCTCCTTGGGCCATGACCGATTATAATATGGTTAAGGGATGGTCTGCAATGATAAAAAATGTTATTCAGACCAAGCGGATGCCTCCTTGGCAAGCCGACCCTAACTACGGTCATTTTAGCAACGATATTTCTTTAACAACTGCTGAGATTCAAGATGTATTAAGTTGGATTGATGCAGATATGCCTAGAGGAAATGGGGATGACATTCTCACGACTATTGGGACCGAATCTTCCCAGTGGAAACTGGGTAAACCAGATTATGAAATCGATTTAAAACCAGAAAAAATTTCAGCTAATGGCATTATCGATTACCGATACCAAGCTTTTGAAATTCCAATTGATTCTACTATTTATTTAAAGGGAGTTGAAATTTTAGCCGACCGCAGCGAAATTCTGCATCACGTTTTGGCCACTATTCAATATCCCAAGGATTATGTCCTGCCATTGGATCGAAAAAGGGGTCCATGGATAGATGGGATTATGGCGGCATGGGCTCCGGGCACCGCGCCAGAAGTTTTTCCAGAAGGAACGGGCCGCATTATTCCTAAAGGGTCTAAAATTCATTTTCAACTTCATTATACCACTAATGGCAAAGAAGTCGAAGACAGGTCTAAAATAGGTCTTCATTTTTGGAAGTCTGCCCCAGAAAAAGAATATATAACTATTGGCCCCAGTGATTTTGATTTGGTGGTTTTGCCCAATGATGCAAATCATTTCTCTACCATTACCGAGAAGATTTATGAAGATATCCGTATTTATTCCTTCTTTCCGCATATGCATTACCGAGGAAAATCAATGAAATATATTTTAGAAAGACCCAATGGCGAAAGAGAAACATTGATTTCTGTCCCTAATTACAATTTTAATTGGCAAAGACAATACTGGTTACAGAACCCGATTGATGTAAAAAAAGGCTCCAAACTAATCGTTGAGGCTAGGTTTGATAATTCTCTTCAAAATAGGTTTAATCCTTCCGCCCAAGATACTGTTCGTTTTGGTGAACAGACCAAAGACGAGATGATGATTGGGTTTTTTAGCTATCACAAACAATAGATTTTAATTCAACACAAATATTATGAAGGTCACACGATTAATTATCAGTTTTATTTTCATGACTCTGTTTTCTCAAAATTCTAACGCCCAAGCGGTGGACGATTGGTTAAATGAAAATGCGATTTTAGATATATTTCATGTGATTACCGGACCGCATTCTACTAGGGATGAGGTTATGGACTTTTTAGACAATGAATATTTTCCTGCCGCAGAAAATGCATACCCGGAAACCTTACAACTTCATCTTGAGGGAATAGAAGGGGCTCGTAAGGGGCACCATGCCAAATTTTGGATATTTGCTTCTCCCGAAGTCAGAGAATCTTATTTTCCGAAAGATAAAGAAGCCACAGAAAAATTCAGGTCGTACCAAAAGAAATTTAATATAAACGTGTCCACAAATAAGATGATAGAGATTTTTAGAAACTGGGACTGGACCTATAAGACCGATTGGAGAATAATTTCAAAAACAGATGCGGAGGAATCACTAACAGATATTAAAGGGAAAGAATTAGATGTGCATCACGTTATGCTCGAATATAAGGGTGATGGAACCAAGATCGAAGCGGAACTTTTAAAGCTAATCGCTGGAAAAGATTTACCCAACAGTCAATTCTTTATCTTACTGGGCGATCGGGACATGCGGGTCGGGG
Encoded here:
- a CDS encoding transcriptional regulator, TetR family, which gives rise to MQELLKNLRIKVNENLYLKDPESSNLGKRIIENSIILIEDIGFESFTFRKLGEIISSPEASIYRYFENKHKLLLYLTSWYWGWLEYQMVLSTYSISDAKSKLESIIGFIAKSITTDSSFSHIDEIKLNKIVINEYSKSFLTKEVDEDNKVGYFGIYKRLILRIKDAIAAYDPHYKYPASLASTIVEGSMHQHFLQAHFPTITDCTEEIPPSDFYTNMVFGLLKNKDK
- a CDS encoding TonB-dependent Receptor Plug Domain produces the protein MIKKISILLTFILIATTLQLGAQNTLTGKITDGDQNALTDAMVYVDTIKVETKINKRGFFEIKVPTTAQVINVYSPVYGLLSNPYQGEETMNFVFLKDSGTDAKVDVVNIEYSDLVDKSGNSGNANINLEEDKNVVGYNTIYDYIRGKVAGVTVSSTNRITIRGVNSVGGSSDPLFVVDGFPVQSLDYIDVNQVKNVEVSKDGSMYGVRGSNGVLIITLKKN